The sequence TAAAATCTTAAAGTAAtttgtatattataattttttttattgaaacgTTTGTTATCCATAGGTTTtgcaaaatcaaacaagatGAATGGGACACACTTCTCTTATGGGTTTTGTGAGACGGGTTTTCTATAgttaaaaaatagcaaaatcatTACAAGGCAGACCTAACAAGATAGATTTGTCCAGCTACAAAATTTAGGTCATTTGATTtgacaattttaattaatattactGGTAAATTTTATCGGTTTGATAGTTTACGGGAGGATACgagacaagttttttttgttagttccGGTCTGGGATGAGTCTTCTGTTAGTTCCGGTCTGGGACGGGTTTTCGGTTAGTTCAGGTTTAGGATGAAACGGTTTGATAGTCCACAGAAAGGGAAGAGAcgtgtttaaactttaaacatatcacctttctcttactattttttaatgtgccactaataataataaaaacaatcagatcatttttttctctataccGAAGTAGAAACAAATCAACGAGTTTGGACtatgaatgttaataatatttatataaaatacgcTTACAACATAATCTAACACGTACATAACATACTGCAAACTTGAtcgtaaatttagtttttgaaataacctcgcacgtacgtgcggatccgaacctactatatatatatatttaaagaaatttcatTGTTTATAACGATAAAACTGCtctaatatttaacttttgcTTGTAAAATTGAACACATGAATTACTTTGAAACAACTTTCCCTAAAAcatcatttatattaaaacgGAAGAATACTAATGAACAAGAAAAATATCAGcaatagtttaaaaatataaaatatatattttaatcaattaatctGAACACATATATAGTTAAACAGTATAATCAATTGGCACGATCGCATTTATTATTTCTTTGCAAGTAGAACATGTGAAAAACACATCTTCttacacaagaaaaaaatcagtCGTTTTCTAAGTTACCAGTACTAAGTATCCACGTATTGTCTgtttaaccaaacaaaatgcTTTTATGAAAGTAGCATGATTAACCGAAAAGGTCTATAAACACAAGTGGGCTATCTTGAAAATGGAATAAAACGTTATTTTGCTTTACATTATTACTTAATCAATTACACATCTTTAGTTGTGGCCAACCACATTTTTGACTTTTAAGTACTAAGCCTATACTAATTACTAACacatactctctctcttttatattaCTTGTCATTTTAAACGATTTCacacttattaaaaaaataattaaatttctcTTTTAACTCTCGTTAATACgctattttatttaatataagtaattaataagCTACAAGTTATGGGTAAACTGAAAATTTGATCCACAAAATTGTATCGTAAATagaaaatgacaaataatagaaaacaaaaaattaactctCGAATGATAAGTAAAAATATACGGAgggaataataataatgcaaaatCAACAACCCAAAAACACATAATCCATTTGAATATAAAGCTTTTAGAGCCCATTGAATATATTTGGTCGAATACAAAGAATAACTAATCCGAAAGTGTACATCAATCATGGAATGTTATGGTCcgttaataataattttttttgattgatatgAAATCTTTAGTCATAAAACTACAATaatgtaaatattttcaattcTATTACTATTAAgcaattaataaattttgtttatgcGCATGGCGTCGATATCACCTAAGAAAGACAAATATTGAGAGAAGTTTTAAATaagtgtaaaaaatattaacatatatatatcaaacttttGTGAACTATGGAATATTTTGCCAAACAAAACCTTATTTAAACTTAGTATACTCTTAGCTCATGCACCACGgtaacattacaaaaaaaaaaaatgtattaacagaaatttaattataataggCTTTCCAAAAGAGCTAGGCCTTGAAACAACAATTTCAAAAACAGAGATTACAAAGAGTTTACGCCGACACCTTGAAAATTGCGGTAACATttatttgtacttttatttgtaaaagtGGAACATGTGTTTATTACCAAACAATTATGTACCTATAACCTAGGCAGAGGAAATCTTCTAACCAAACCATTTGGGATCAGAACATTTATTAGTAAAGAATCAATATTTAGCTTAGGTTACACTAAAACtaattactccctccgtttcaatatataagatgttttagaaaagttttttgtttcataatatagatgttttcaagtttctatgcaacttttagattactttagtattttatattatgcagtattgtttctgattgtttaaacttgttaaaagtaaaaactttttaatctgcgtgttttagttaaaatatcatatattttgaaatggagggaatataatatatatagagtttttttttgtctcacttGTTATCGGATAGTTCGATGACACTTGACTGGTTAGATGGGAATTGCATGAGCATGACCACTTTTGACTGTTGCATGACATGCACATGCTGACTTGAAGGCAACTGATTGGCTTCCACTGATTCCCATAGATTTGCTGCAAAATACAACTCATCTAAGTACgccattttaaaaataattcatcGAAATTGTGTTTTAATAATCGATACATATCACCTTAATTAATATCGCCTTAATAATTCTCTTTCCTTTGGCTCTTAAATGAGTCCAAACCTTGTCCATTGAAAttttaagcatatatataaagtatacaatatttatttatttttccagtAAATGTTAGTAGTATCTCATAATCGTCGGTACTTGAATCTAATTTCATACTAATCaataaagtattttaaaaattagattaaaaaaaaaacatccgcTTCATGAGATTACTCGATGACTAAatgagataattttatatagataATCACTCACATGGGTTGCTAAACCAGTAcactattttgatttttgttattaGTTATGTTACATAACTTATGTAGAACaactaaaacaattaaaagtTTACTGCAAACCTTTTCTGTATCGGTTTTGACAGCTTAgcaacatttatatatttgttttgtctaAGACAAatgtttttcttcgtttttttcatatagttttaatttagaTTATAAATCTCATACATCTTCATGGATCCGCGCCTAGGCGATAATACTATAACTAACACAGCGTATATCATATATCTGAAACTTAGAACGAAATAAAACTAGTTTCTTGCCCAAACCGCCAAACTACCACTCTATTTAatgtatatgtattttgtaaatgACCGGCGACGTcgtatattatttgttttaggGTTACGtgtatttaaaaagttatacacGTATGCCGAATAAGAAACCCAGTAGATTCGTATTTAAGTCTACATATAATAATTCGAATTCGTGAGAAGTAATCGAGTACACGTATACCGAAAAGGAAGCTAAAAAACGTTATGGGGNCGTTATGGGGGCTCTTGCATTTAACTCACAAGTTAGCTATCACAAGTTTCAAATTGTGGTCTCTAGAGCATCGTAGtagtcaaacaaacaaacaaaaaaaacaaataagagcATCGCACGTGATTTCTATTCACAACTATGCGAACTTTGCTAAactttttttctcctctttcgtgcgtttgttactttttcaaatcATTAATTAATCATTGATTACCAATCCTTTCGTATAGTTGCCCGTTATTTTCACATGTTGCAATCTAGAAAAACTGAAAGAGACTTCACCCATATATACTAGTGCCTACCAATTGCATACTACTCCCTATATTTTGCAATTGCTTAGTGTATTAACCACTATTTCAGAGACAGTTAAACATGAGGTCCCTTAAAGATAGATACTCTTATCTACATCGTATGACAATTATTGACACCTAATGGAATTTGGCATTTAAGTTAGAAATCGAAAGAAACAACAACGTGGGTTTATATGCATCGTTTCCAAAAAATCCTCGATATTTGGTCCAATTGTTTACtttatactctctccgtttcaaaatataagatgttttagaaaaaatttttgttttataatataagatgttttcaagtttctatgcaacttttagattattttagtattttatattatgcagtattgtttatgattggttgaacttgttaaaagtaaaaactttctTAATCTgcatgttttagttaaaacatcctatattttgaaatggtgGGAGAACAATTAAATTGTCAATTATCATCATAACTACTGAAACACTTTTCATATACAGTAAATTTGTCAATTATCATCATTAATTACTATCACAACAAATACGTACATCTGCTTTCGAAAccgacaaataaaaaaattataatcataaaaaaagaatgaaacaagaTTTGAGGGTTCTTTTAgcaattttggtttatttaactATTTCTATATATTGCAGACAGCTGTAAGCTTGTGTCCATATGTATCATAACGAAGATTGCGCTTCGAAAACACTTTAAGAACCTTCcagttttgttctgttttgttttgtcaaatttGAGCGAATTGTGTGATATGGGTAAGCAAAGAATCGCCGGAAAATTTGGTCTCCGGGACATCACGGCGGCAGAGATGGAAACCTTAGCTAGCTTTTGTGAAGCTGTCTTTCCTCCAGTGGCGCCACCACCGCCAGAAGAACTCTCCGGTGCAGGTGATAATAATAACCACCGGAACACCGAGGCTCTCTGGTCGTTTTACTCAACTTCGGGATCACAAACTCCTGTCCTTCGCCAGGTACAACACACTTTCTCTGTTCACCGActcaatcctctgtttttttcaagtgctcaaagttttttttttcttttttggttttttaaaaacataaatcaagaaCGTGTGACCTAATGATTTGTTTGTGGTtctccataaaccctaaaatgtcaaaaaaaatattgagttaCTAAAAATAGAACCCTAGGTTTTGAGTAAAAAAGTGAAAGACTTGTTATTAATGGATGCAGAGTATTGAGCTGCTCACAAAACGAGCGACGATGGAAGCTTGTCTTGTTACTAGGCTTATATTGTTCTTGCTTGCTACTCGGCTTGGGACCTTACTCATTTGTGGAACCGAGTGTTTGGTCACGAGATGGCCTTTTGTTGAGAAGTTCAGTGAGCTGTCATTGGAGAAGAGGGAAAGAGTAATTCAGAAACAATTCAGAAATTGGATTTTAACTCCTATTAGAGCTGGTTTTGTCTACATCAAAGTTATCTtcctcttctgtttcttctctcggGTATGTATCTCAAATCCTCGCTGTTTTTTTGTTACACCAAGTCCAAGACTTTGTCTCAACCACTGAAccacatatatagtttttgttgttCAATCCGGATAAACTAGTCCAAAATCTATCCAAGTAATCGGAAACTGAATCTTATGGttaagatttaaatatttactataaatccaaagtttaacaaaaatacaaaattcaaaaagtgAAATCAAATAGAGCCAATAGAACTGAAACACGTATCTTCTGTTAAAATTAatgatatgtttttaattaaaaatcatccAAGTTTAAATCGTTTTAAACTAACACACtcatactatataatatgttttatttaggttattattattattccaaaTATCCACAAATTAGAAAAGCTTAAACCTAAAACCGTACCaaacaattattaatttatacgaTATTTACTTTAGCGTATGTAACTTACTAACTACTAATTTCACTGTTATTTGGTTACAAAAGTTACTAATTTACTTTACATAAACAATTGGTCCCACAAATATGAAAAAACCTAGATCTCAAGTGTATCAAgctatttaaatagtttttttctatCAATTTGGTTACTAAAggcatacaaaacaaaaacaaaaaatgaaaaatcttatAGCAAAACAGAAAATTCGGATTAAAAGCCTTTAGAgcatcttaaaaaaatataaataattaaaaaactgaATTGAGGAAAGAGAAATTGCAGAATCGTTTTTTATTGCAGCAACTTTAGAAACAATGTGAGAAACGGTTCTCCTCTTTTATCTCCTTCCTATTGgtcaatttctttttattaataaaatattgaacattttaacttaaaagaaacggaaatgagtcatcTATGAGTGGAGATGGTCTTATATTTCAGTATGATTTTACGTAAAAACAGAGCTACTTAAATAAATCTTCAAGAATTTCTTGATTTATatgttgctttttttctttattgtagGTGAGTCCAAAAGGTGAAAACCCGGCATGGGAAGCAATAGGTTACCACGTGAATCTTGACGAAAACAAACCATCTGCAACCTATAAAGCAAGACCTCTTGAGAAAGGTATAGTGGAGACTATGAATGAAACAGAGCAGACTCTCCTCGAATCACTTGCTCGAAAAGGCCTTGAAGCTGACCACGATATGGACCAGGATACCATCAGAATCAAGTGTGACGCTGTGGTGATCGGATCTGGTTCAGGAGGAGGCGTGGCTGCTTCTGTTCTAGCAAAATCTGGTTTGAAAGTGGTCGTTCTTGAAAAAGGAAGCTACTATACGCCGTCGGATTATCGTCCTTACGAAGGTCCTGGCATGGACAAACTATATGAAAATGGAGGGATTCTCCCAACCGTTGATGGGAACCTTATGGTTTTGGCTGGAGCTACGGTAGGCGGTGGATCTGCAGTGAACTGGTCTGCGTGTATCAAAACTCCCAAATCTGTTCTTCAAGAATGGTCAGACGATCAAAAGATACCTTTTTACGGTACTAAAGAATATGTTTCGGCTATGGACGTCGTGTGGAAAAGGATGGGTGTCACGGAGAAATGTGAAATGGAGAGTTTTCAGAATCAGATTTTGAGAAAAGGTTGCGAAAATATTGGGGTTCATGTAGAAAACGTGGCGCGTAACTCCTCAGAAGGTCATTATTGCGGATCTTGCGGGTATGGATGTAAACAAGGAGACAAAAAAGGAAGCGACCAGACCTGGCTTGTTGACGCTGTGAGTCACGGCGCAGTGGTTCTAACGGGATGTAAAGCGGAGAGATTCGTACTCGAAAAGAAGGGTGGTAGTAACGTAGAAGGCAAGCAAATGAAATGTTTGGGAGTGATGGCGAAGTCTTTAAACGGAAACATAGCAAAGAAGCTAAAGATCGAAGCTAAAGTCACGGTTTCGGCAGGGGGTTCTCTTTTAACACCTCCTTTGATGATCTCGAGCGGGTTGAGAAACCGAAACATCGGTAAAAACCTTCACCTACACCCTACTTTAATGTCGTGGGGTTACTTCCCGGAGAAGGAATCTTCTAGTCTCAGTTTCAAGGGCAAGTCCTACGAAGGTGGGATCATAACATCAGTGAGCAAAGTGTTATCAGAAGATTCAGAAGTTAGAGCCATCATAGAGACAGCGTCATTAGGACCAGGTTCATTCTCGGTGCTATTTCCTTGGACTTCAGGGCTTGACATGAAGACGAGAATGGCTAGATACTCAAGAACCGCGAGTCTCATAACGATAGTTAGAGATCGCGGATCAGGGGAAGTGAAAACCGAAGGAAGGATAAGCTACGTCGTGGACAAAACCgataaagaaaatatcaaagcCGGGCTTAGACAGTCGTTGAGGATACTAATTGCAGCTGGAGCAGAGGAAGTGGGAACTCATAGAAGCGACGGGCAGATACTAAAATGCAAAGGTGTTGATGAGAAATCGATCGAAGAGTTCTTGGACTCGGTGAGTTCAGAGGAAGGGCCAAAGGGGATGACTGAGAAATGGAACATTTATTGCTCAGCTCATCAGATGGGAAGCTGTAGGATcggagaaaatgaaaaagaaggtGCAATAGATGTGAATGGAGAGAGTTGGGAAGCTGAGAAGTTGTTTGTGTGCGATGCAAGTGCGTTGCCTAGTGCTGTTGGTGTTAATCCTATGATCACAGTCATGTCTACGGCTTATTGTATCTCCACACGAATCGCCAAGTCTATGACCACTGGCATATCTCATTAAAGCTAAGTGGTTTCTATATCCTTGCATAAAATTTCGTATTTATCTTAGTTGTAAagttattattaatcaaaaatcaaattatgtGTGACGAATATGATAATTGATAGTTAAAGACTCGTCTGAATTATCATATTATGTGTGAGTATGATCACGTTTAGGGGGATTAAATTACAATAAAGCCGGGCAACTAATTATGTTCACCCTAATTAGACTAAGAAATAAACAAGAAGAATTGTAAATAACTTGAGCAGATAGTGACATTctttattagaaaaagaagacttattgaaaataaaactcaaatcaaaATTTACAGAAATCAATATATAAACTAGGAAGTTAAATTGTGATGTTCGTTTTACACTTTGGAGGGTTAAACAGTTCTAGAATTCATTAGTCccattttttcatattttaaaggATAAATTGGTTAGGCAATTTCGAGAGTTTCCCAAAGGTTATTCCTCGATATGGTTACATCGATGCAAAATCCGAAATGCTTCCTTTATATCCTTGGAACTTGGTTCAAGACTTAAACCCTCCAAAGTATAGAACCCTTATCTTTGTTTAACCGTCTGAGTCCATGTCACGGAACGGTAATGGTACGGTCTTCACTGCCCTAAACTGGCCAACATTGTTCAAATGTTCATTCTCCACTCTGTAATTACAAAAAAGATTCATATTTAATAAGATCCAAAATCAAGTTTAACCAGGGGCGGACGCAAGGCTAAGAGTGGTGTGGTACGTGTCccacactctttttttttttttcctttgtacaattatgtatttatgtatttaattatctgtctagttgaatatttttgaaatgtaaagaaaaaaacgtaaagANAAACAGTTCTAGAATTCATTAGTCccattttttcatattttaaaggATAAATTGGTTAGGCAATTTCGAGAGTTTCCCAAAGGTTATTCCTCGATATGGTTACATCGATGCAAAATCCGAAATGCTTCCTTTATATCCTTGGAACTTGGTTCAAGACTTAAACCCTCCAAAGTATAGAACCCTTATCTTTGTTTAACCGTCTGAGTCCATGTCACGGAACGGTAATGGTACGGTCTTCACTGCCCTAAACTGGCCAACATTGTTCAAATGTTCATTCTCCACTCTGTAATTACAAAAAAGATTCATATTTAATAAGATCCAAAATCAAGTTTAACCAGGGGCGGACGCAAGGCTAAGAGTGGTGTGGTACGTGTCccacactctttttttttttttcctttgtacaattatgtatttatgtatttaattatctgtctagttgaatatttttgaaatgtaaagaaaaaaacgtaaagaaaattatttcaattcaaaataattaacaaaaacgaCCCATATAACTTTGTTAATAAAAGTCtgcgatttttgtttttcctggtGCAATATAAGTTTCCTAcaattattttaggaaattaccATAGGAAaattatatcataattaatttagtttttttttcgtcaactaaaactttaattatGGTAACTTTTTTAGTTGTTTCCTAGTTCTAAATACATCAAAATGTTTATAATAAGTCACTgttttgtgattattttataatgTGACTAGTTAGACAAACTAGTTTCTCTAGTTTAATAAAATGATTTGTTAttcataaaacttataaatggTGATgttattttatcattatataGATAATTCGTtcatatatcaatttttaatGTAACCTATTATTAGCAATTTTTAAacaatagtaataaaaaattgGGAGAAAACATTTAATGAAGTAGGAAATGAAATAGccatgaaaatataattattttatttatagttttaaaatttattacagaacttatttttatgttaacttaaatattttttcgttTAAATATGCGGTGTGCCCCATACTAAAAAGTGTTCTGGATCCGCCATTGAGTTTAACACAGTAATCTATAGACATAGGTGAACTTTTTTTACCTGTAAAAGTTCCAGTGGCCTCGACGAATGACTTCAAGGGAGGCCAATAAGAAATCTAGCAAATGAGACTGGACAGGGCTAACCCTGAATCTCATTATTGTCTCGATCCATGCAACTCGCAACACCAAGTTCAACGCCTGAACAACTCAGCATTTAGTAGAAGATCTTAACTTGTGAAGCACGTTATGACTATGTGATAGACTTACAATAGAGAGGTAGTAGAAGTTCTTGTTCCGGAGAACCAAATTGTCCCTTAGCCATGGATttttggatttagggtttagaagaCCCCAATCCTTGACGAAGTCCCAGTATAACTGGTAAATGGTGGCCACAACAGAGCTCACAAGCACCATGGTTAACCACAAGGTTGTGCTTTCTCTGGCGTAGGTTATGCGAACTCCGGCTGCAACCATCGCTGACACGTATTTCCCCATGTTTATTAGATGATCACTGTTTGATTCGTCCCACCATCTCCTTATACACTGTAAATTAATGCTCATAGTATGTTAGTTAAGAGGTTTTAAGGgacttgattaaaaaaaaacagagcgcAAAAAACCCTAAGCAAACTTACTTGCATGGCACGCCAGAAGTAGGGTGAGAAAGAAATTAAGTAAGCAAGTTCTCTGTAGATTCTTCCATTTTTGCAGGTATTGTATTCGTGTGTTTTGAAGCTTTGAGCCATGAAGTAGCACCCAGTTGACTCAAGATGTCTCAGCAATGGAATCTGAATAGAACACGATTAATACTTTAGTTATCGACTAAATTCTATGTCGTAACAATCTATGGATGTTGAATCAGTCAATTTACCTGGCTAGTAAGTTGATCGGCCATGAAGAAATCAACCATCAAAACCTATTCCgtacaaaaaacaataaaattataatcacgTTTCTGCAGATCGCTTGTGTTGAAAGTAACCAAAGTATTGATACCTTGTAGAAAGGTGAGCAAACAATGTTCCGCAAGATGCGAATGAAGCAGAATCTTGTTGGACGATAAAATGTGTCGAAAGGGCAAATCAAGACACAAATGAAG comes from Camelina sativa cultivar DH55 chromosome 19, Cs, whole genome shotgun sequence and encodes:
- the LOC104766256 gene encoding long-chain-alcohol oxidase FAO3-like codes for the protein MGKQRIAGKFGLRDITAAEMETLASFCEAVFPPVAPPPPEELSGAGDNNNHRNTEALWSFYSTSGSQTPVLRQSIELLTKRATMEACLVTRLILFLLATRLGTLLICGTECLVTRWPFVEKFSELSLEKRERVIQKQFRNWILTPIRAGFVYIKVIFLFCFFSRVSPKGENPAWEAIGYHVNLDENKPSATYKARPLEKGIVETMNETEQTLLESLARKGLEADHDMDQDTIRIKCDAVVIGSGSGGGVAASVLAKSGLKVVVLEKGSYYTPSDYRPYEGPGMDKLYENGGILPTVDGNLMVLAGATVGGGSAVNWSACIKTPKSVLQEWSDDQKIPFYGTKEYVSAMDVVWKRMGVTEKCEMESFQNQILRKGCENIGVHVENVARNSSEGHYCGSCGYGCKQGDKKGSDQTWLVDAVSHGAVVLTGCKAERFVLEKKGGSNVEGKQMKCLGVMAKSLNGNIAKKLKIEAKVTVSAGGSLLTPPLMISSGLRNRNIGKNLHLHPTLMSWGYFPEKESSSLSFKGKSYEGGIITSVSKVLSEDSEVRAIIETASLGPGSFSVLFPWTSGLDMKTRMARYSRTASLITIVRDRGSGEVKTEGRISYVVDKTDKENIKAGLRQSLRILIAAGAEEVGTHRSDGQILKCKGVDEKSIEEFLDSVSSEEGPKGMTEKWNIYCSAHQMGSCRIGENEKEGAIDVNGESWEAEKLFVCDASALPSAVGVNPMITVMSTAYCISTRIAKSMTTGISH